The sequence below is a genomic window from Sorangiineae bacterium MSr12523.
CTCAGGCCCAAGCGGCGTCGATGTCGTCCAGGGCGGGCTGTAGCGCGCGAGCGAGCCGATCGAAGGCGGTGTCGAAAGCGGGAGAGGAATGCACCTTCGACTTCACCGCGCGCTTCCGGCGGGACGGTTTGGTCTTGGCGCCTTCGACGTCGGCGGCGTTCGGGGAGAGGGCAGCGAGTACGTGCGAGGGGACCGTCTTGCGCATGCACCGGGGCTAACGGAGTTTTCAGAAGATGGGCAAGAAAGTGGCGACGTGATACGACCGCTCCATGAGAGTGGGGGTACCGAGAGAGGTCACTCCGGGGGAGAAACGGGTCCCGCTCATGGCGGACTCCGTGAAGCGTCTCGCCGCGAAGAAGATCGAGCTGTCGATCGAAAGCGGGGCAGGGACAGGCTCGTGCGTCTCCGACGACGAGTTTCGCGCCGGCGGGGCAGCCGTCGAGACCTCGGGCGATGCGCTCTACGCGTCGTCCGACGTCATCGTGCGACTGCGCCAGCCGACACCGGAGTCGATCGCGCAGCTGCGTGAGGGCAGCGCGCTCGTCTCGCCGCTCTTTCCCTTGCAGGCGCAGAACGCACCCTTGGTGCGTGCGCTCGCGGAGCGCAAGGTCACGACCATCGCGGTGGACATGATCCCGCGCACCACGGTGGCGCAGATGATGGACGTCCTCAGCTCGCAGGCGACCATCGCAGGCTACTACGCGGTGCTCATGGCCGCGGCGGCGCTCCCGAAGTTCTTTCCCATGCTGATGACCGCCGCCGGAACCATCGCGCCTTCGCGCGTGCTGGTGCTCGGTGCAGGTGTTGCCGGGCTTCAAGCCATCGGAACGGCGCGCCGTCTCGGTGCCGTGGTGGAGGCTTTCGACGTGCGCCGCGTCGTCAAAGAGCAGGTGGAAAGCCTCGGTGCGCGCTTCGTGGAGGTCGACTCCGACGAGGACGCGCAAACGGCGGGAGGCTACGCCAAGGAGACCTCGGAGGCCTACAAGGCCAAGCAGGCCGAGGCCATCGCGCGCCACGTGCAGAAGGCCGACGTGGTCATCTCGACGGCGCTCATTCCCGGCCAGCGTGCCCCGATCCTCGTGACCGAGGACATGGTCAAATCGATGCGGCCCGGCTCGGTCATCGTCGATCTCGCCGCCGAGCAGCAAGGCAACTGCGCGCTCACCGAGCCCGGGAAAAGCGTGGTCGCGCACGGCGTGAACATCCTCGGTGAATTCGATCTGCCGAGCCGCGTGGCCATCCACGCGAGCCAGATGTACGCGCGCAACATGGAGAAGCTGCTCTTTCATCTGTGCAAAGACGGAGCGCTGCACCTCGATCTGGAAAACGAGATCACGCGCGGGTGCCTCATCACGCACGCAGGAGACGTCGTCCACCCCAAGGTGAAGGAGCGACTCTGATGTCGAGCGAGCTCATTTTCGGTCTCTACATCTTCGTCTTGGCGACCTTCGTCGGCTACCAGGTCATCTCGCGCGTGCCGCCGCTGCTGCACACGCCGCTGATGTCCGGCACCAACGCCATCAGCGGCATTTCCCTGGTGGGCTCGTTGGTGGCGGCGGGGGCGGAGCACAATCAGGTCAGCACGATCTTGGGCTTCATCGCGGTGACCGCGGCGAGCATCAACGTGGTCGGTGGCTTCATGATCACGGACCGCATGCTGCGCATGTTCAAGCGCCGCGGCCCCGCCGAGAAAGCCGGTGAGAAGCCGTGACCCCGCTTCTCAGCCTGGCGTACCTGGTCGCGTCGGTTCTTTTCATCCTGTGCCTGCGCGGTCTGAGCTCCCCCGAGTCGGCGCGCCGCGGCATCGTGATGGGCGAGCTGGGCATGTTCATCGCCGTGGTGGCGACGCTGCTCCACAAGGAGATCATCAGCTACACGTGGATCATCGCGGGCATCTGCCTCGGATCGGCCATCGGCACGGCGATTTCGCTGCGCATTCCGATGACCAAGATGCCCGAGCGAATCGCGCTCTCGCACTGCTTCGGCGGCTTGGCGACGGCGCTGGTTGGCGTCTCCGAGTACATCCACACGGAGGGCCACGTTTCGCGGCTGACCACGGGCGCGCTCGGCTTCGAGACGTTCTTCGGCTTTCTCACCTTCACCGGAAGCATCATGGCCTTCGGGAAGCTGCAGGGCCTCATTACCGGCGCGCCGGTCACCTACAAGGGCCAGAACTTCGTCAACATCGGGCTCTTCTTCGTCTCGCTGGCGATGCTCGTGTACCAAATCATCGAGCCCGCGCAGCCGAATCTGTTTTACGCGACCAGCGGCATCGGTTTCGCGCTCGGCGTGATGGCCGTTCTGCCCATCGGCGGCGCGGACATGCCGGTGGTCATCTCGCTCTTGAACTCGTACGCGGGTCTCGCGGCGTCGGCGACGGGCTTCGCCATCGGGAGCAATATCCTCATCATCTCGGGTGCGCTCGATGGCTCGTCGGGTCTCTTGCTCTCCATCTTGATGAGCAAGGCGATGAACCGCAGCTTCACCAACGTACTGTTCGGCGCCTTCGGCACGGCCATCGAGCCGTCGGCGGCCCCCACCGGCAGCGCGGTGGCCTTCAACGAGGCCACCATCGACGATGCCGCCGGCGTTCTTCGCGCCGCGCAAAACGTCATCGTCGTTCCGGGCTACGGCATGGCCGTCTCGCAAGCGCAGCACGCGGTGCGGGATCTGGCGGCCTCGCTGCAGAAGCGCGGTGTGGAGGTGAAGTACGCGATTCACCCCGTCGCGGGACGCATGCCGGGTCACATGAACGTGCTGCTCGCCGAGGCCAACGTGCCCTACGACGAGCTTTACGATCTGGACAACATCAACGACGACTTCCCCCGCACCGACGCCGTCATCGTCGTCGGTGCCAACGACGTCGTGAATCCCGCCGCGAAGAAAGATCCGGGGAGCCCCATCTACGGGATGCCCGTCTTCAACGTCGAACAATCCCGCTCCATCATCGTGCTCAAGCGCAGCATGAACCCGGGCTTCTCCGGCGTCGAAAATGAGCTCTTCTTTCTGCCCAATACGATGATGGTCCTCGGCGACGCGAAGAAGACGTTGCTCGGCTTCATCGCCGCCCTCAAAGAAGGGCACTGAGCACGGCTCCAAGGTACATTCCTGCCATGGCCCATGTTCCGTCCCAGCCGTACGTCTCCTTGGAGGACTTTTGGGCCGCCGAAGAGACGAGCGACATGCGCCATGAGTGGCTGGATGGTGTCGTCTACGACATGTCGCGTGAATCCGTCGAGCACGGGCGCCTCGTTGGGGCGATCATGGGCGAACTCGGAATCGCTCTGAAGGGAAAGTGCGCAGTCTATGCTTCCTGCGTGATGCTCTACGTGGCCGAGACGAAGTTCTGCACCTACGCGGACGGAAGCGTCGTGTGCGGATCCCCGGCGACGTACCGCGTGGCCAAGCTCGAAGAGGCGCTCACCAATCCGGCGCTGCTCGTAGAAGTACTTTCCGATTCCACCGAGAAGTACGATCGCGGCGAGAAGTTTGCCCACTACATGCGAATCCCCTCCTTGCAGGAATACGTCCTCGTGTCGCAGCACGAGCGGCGCATCGAGGTCTATGGCAGGCCGCAACACGGGCGCTGGATCCACGAAATGGCGGAAGCCGGCGAGTCTTTGACGCTGCACGGGTGCGTCATTAACGTCGACGCCGTTTACGCGTAGGTCCTGCTTTGGCGTGAGAGGGGAACGAGGTAAGGTCCCTCGCGATGGTGGGATCGCACGTACCTCGCTTGGATCCGTCCGCTGGTTCGGATGTCGTGGATGCACGCTTGCCCGAGATGCTCGAGGCGTACCGCGCCGTGGTGCGGGCGCGGGCGTTCGAAGCGCGGCGGGACGAGCTCGAGCAGAAGGGGGCGGCGTTGCCAAGGCGTCTCGCGGTCGCCACCGAGGACGCGTTTGCGGGCGCGGCGTTCTCGCTGGGCTCGGACGATTGGCTCGTTGGGGAGGGGACGGAGACCGCACTTGCGCTTGCGCGCGGTGCCACGCTGGCCGACTTCGTGGCGCACGCGTTCGGGCGCGGGGGCAACCCCTGGAACGTGCGTGAGCGGCGCACCGTTTCCTCGGATTTGCGCAATGGCGCGCATATCACCCAAGCGACCGGCATCGCATGGGCCGCAAAGATCGAGCGCCGCGCGCTCGCGGTCCTCGTCACCTTCACCGACGACATCGTAACGACCGGGGAATTTCACAACGGCGTCAACTTCGCCGGCGTCTTCAAGGCGCCCGTCGTCTTCCTCTGCACCAGCCAAAAACCGCTCATCGATATCGCGCCCGCCTACGGCATCGCCAGCATCGTTTGCCAGGCGGCGGACTTCTTCTCGGTCGCACACGCCGTGACGGACGCGCGCAAACGGGCGCTCTCGGGCCTCGGCCCCACCTTCGTGGAGGCCCGCATCGATGATGCCGCGCACGGGCCCCCGCCGCTGCGCCGCCACCTCGAGGCGCGCGGCCTTTTCAATGCCGAGCAGGAAGCGAAGCTCCTTGGTGAGGCCCACGCGGAGATCGATCGTGTGCTGCGCGATTTCATACCAACGGGACGGCGTCCGGAGTAGGACTGCACCATGGCGACTCAGAACATGGTGCAAGCCATCAACGACGGACTGCGTCACGAGATGCGACGCGATCCGCGGGTCGTCGTCCTGGGCGAAGACGTCGGAAAGGTCGGTGGTGTCTTCCGTGTGACGGCTGGCCTGTACGATGAGTTCGGCGACGAAAGGGTCATCGACACGCCCCTTTCCGAGGGCGGGATCATCGGCTGCGCCATCGGCATGGCGCTCTACGGCTTGGTGCCCGTCCCTGAAATTCAATTTTCGGACTTCATCTTCCCGGCCTACGACCAAATCGTCAGCGAGCTCGCGAAGATGCGCTTCCGCTCCGGTGGCGAATACGCGGCCAAGGTCGTGATTCGCACCCCCGTCGGCGGGGGCATCCGCGGCGGTCTCTACCACTCGCAGTCGCCCGAGGCGCTGTTCATCCACGTGGCCGGCCTCAAAGTCGTTTGCCCATCCACACCGGAGGACGCGAAAGGGCTCTTGCTCGCCAGCATCCGCGATCCCGATCCGGTTCTCTTCTTCGAACCGAAACGCATTTACCGCGCGGCCAAAGGGGACGTTCCCGAGGGCGAGCACCTCGTCGAAATCGGCAAGGCCCGCACGGTGCGCGAGGGCAAGCACGTCACGCTCATCGCGTGGGGCGCGATGGTGTACGAGGCGATCGCGGCCGCCGACGAAGCGGAAAAACAAGGGGTCTCGTGCGAGATCCTCGATTTGCGCACGCTCTGGCCCGTCGACATCGAGGCCATCGTCGCCAGCGTGAAGAAGACGGGGCGCGTGGTCATCGTGCACGAGGCGCCCAAGACATGCGGCTTCGGCGCGGAGCTCGTCGCGCTCGTCAACGAGAAAGCCTTCCTTTACCTCGAGGCACCACCGATTCGCGTCACGGGATTCGATACCCCGTTTCCCTATACGCTCGAAAACGAGTATTTGCCTCTGGCCCACCGGATTTTGCCGGCCGTTCTGGAGACGGCCCGATTTTAACGGAGAGATTCATGGCTCGCTGGGAATTCAAGCTGCCCGACATCGGCGAAGGCGTGACCGAGGGCGAAATCGTCAACTGGCTCATTTCACCGGGCGAAACGGTGAAAGAAGACCAGCCGATGGTCGAGGTCATGACCGACAAGGCTACGGTCACCATCGCCGTGCCGCGCGCGGGCACGGTGCTCGAGCTGCGTGGAAAGGTGGGCGACATCGTCGCCGTGCACTCGACGCTCGTGGTCTTCGACGTCGGCGGCGCCGCGCCGGCCACCGCGCACGCCAATGGTTCGGGGAATGGACATGGGAATGCCACGGATGGACCGGCCGCCACCGCGGTGGGGGACATCCGCGAGACGTTGCCGGGGATGACGCAAAAGGCCCCTCCGGCCGCCGCAGGAGCAGGTGGGGGACTCGAGTCGGCCTACTTCAACGAGAAGCCCCTGGCCACGCCGGCCACGCGCAAAACGGCGCGGGATCTGGGCATCGATTTGAAGCGCGTACCGCCGACCGGTCCGCAAGGGCGCGTCACCCGCGAGGACGTGGAGACCTTTGCGCATCAGGCCCCTGCGGCCGCACAGGGCCCCGCGGCCGCCGTTGCCAAGCCCGCGCAGGAGGCCCCGCCGCCGGCACCGACTCCGCAGGCGCACGCGCCGGCGCGCGAGCCGGTGAAGATCTCGCCGCCCGCGGGATCGTCGGGCGCGCTCGAGGAGCGTGTGCCCTTCGCGGGAATGCGCCGGCGCATCGCTGCCAAGATGTCGCAGTCGAAGACCACCGCGGCGCATTTCACCTTCGTCGAGGAGTGCGACGTCTCCGCGCTCAAAGCGCTGCGTGCGCGCCTCAAGCCGCAGGCCGACGCCCAGGGCGTGAAACTGAGCTTCCTCCCGTTCATCGTGAAGGCGGTCATTGCGGCGCTGCGCAAGCACCCCATTCTCAATTCGGCCCTGGACGAGAGCACCAACGAGCTCGTCTACCGTAAGTACTTCCATATCGGCATCGCCGCTTCGACCGACGCAGGCCTCATCGTCCCCGTCGTGAAGAACGCCGACCGAAAGAGCATCCTCGAGATCGCGCGCGACATCGACCGGCTCGCGAGCGAGGCCAAGGAAGGCAAGTCCAAGGTGGAAGATCTGAGCGGTTCCACCTTCACCATCACGTCCTTGGGCGCACAGGGCGGGCTTTTCGCCACGCCGATCATCAATTTCCCCGAGGTGGGCATCCTCGGGGTCCACCAGATCAAGCAGAAGCCGGTCGTCCGGGACGGCCAAATCGTGATTGGCGAGGTGATGCTCCTCTCCCTATCCTTCGACCATCGCATCGTGGACGGGCACGTGGGTGCTGCGTTCGCCTACGACGTCATCGGATTTTTGGAAAATCCCGACCGGCTGTTCCTGGAAATGGCGTAGCGACCTTGTAGGATGTGAGGCGCTCGGTTCATGCGACGCGCCTCACTTCACGTCTTTTGCCTCCTCGCCGTGGCGTTGGCCATTGCGGCGTGCGCGACGACGCGGGGTTCCGAGCTCGAGCCGCGTTACGTGGCGCTGCACAATGCGTTCGCGGCCATGGGGCTCGCCCAAGTGGGACCGCTCCAGCGCGGCTCGCTGGCCGAGGGGCGCGAGATGCGCTTCCCCGTGGAGCTCACCGCCGATTGCACCACCATCGCGCTGTTCGGCGGGCAAGGCGTGCGCGATCTCGATGCGACGTTGCTCGATGCAAGCGGCGCCGTCGTCGCGCGCGATGCCACCAAGGACTCGCAGGCCGTGCTGCGCGCGTGCGTCGATGCGCCGGGTGCGTACACCTTGCTGGTGCGCATGGCCTCCGGCGCCGGCGAATTCATGGCCGCCTCCTGGACCGGCGGTCCGGGCCTCGGCCCGCGCACCGGGGCCTCCTCGTCCGCGCTGGCCAGCCTCTCGGGCACCGGCACGTGCGACTCGCCCATCGCGCTCGCACCGGGGAGCTTCACGGGCTCCACCTCGCGCGGCGAGAGCGAGCACGAAGGCTCGTGCAGCAGCTCCACGTCGCGCGAAGTCGTCTACCGCTTCGAGCTCACCGCGCGCAAACGCGTCACCATCGACGTGAACCCGCATTTCGACAGCGTCATTTATCTGCGCAAGGACGATTGCGCGGATCCCGATGCCGAAATCGCGTGCAACGACGATGCGCCGCACGAGCACGACTCGCA
It includes:
- a CDS encoding Re/Si-specific NAD(P)(+) transhydrogenase subunit alpha; this translates as MADSVKRLAAKKIELSIESGAGTGSCVSDDEFRAGGAAVETSGDALYASSDVIVRLRQPTPESIAQLREGSALVSPLFPLQAQNAPLVRALAERKVTTIAVDMIPRTTVAQMMDVLSSQATIAGYYAVLMAAAALPKFFPMLMTAAGTIAPSRVLVLGAGVAGLQAIGTARRLGAVVEAFDVRRVVKEQVESLGARFVEVDSDEDAQTAGGYAKETSEAYKAKQAEAIARHVQKADVVISTALIPGQRAPILVTEDMVKSMRPGSVIVDLAAEQQGNCALTEPGKSVVAHGVNILGEFDLPSRVAIHASQMYARNMEKLLFHLCKDGALHLDLENEITRGCLITHAGDVVHPKVKERL
- a CDS encoding NAD(P) transhydrogenase subunit alpha, whose amino-acid sequence is MSSELIFGLYIFVLATFVGYQVISRVPPLLHTPLMSGTNAISGISLVGSLVAAGAEHNQVSTILGFIAVTAASINVVGGFMITDRMLRMFKRRGPAEKAGEKP
- a CDS encoding NAD(P)(+) transhydrogenase (Re/Si-specific) subunit beta, which translates into the protein MTPLLSLAYLVASVLFILCLRGLSSPESARRGIVMGELGMFIAVVATLLHKEIISYTWIIAGICLGSAIGTAISLRIPMTKMPERIALSHCFGGLATALVGVSEYIHTEGHVSRLTTGALGFETFFGFLTFTGSIMAFGKLQGLITGAPVTYKGQNFVNIGLFFVSLAMLVYQIIEPAQPNLFYATSGIGFALGVMAVLPIGGADMPVVISLLNSYAGLAASATGFAIGSNILIISGALDGSSGLLLSILMSKAMNRSFTNVLFGAFGTAIEPSAAPTGSAVAFNEATIDDAAGVLRAAQNVIVVPGYGMAVSQAQHAVRDLAASLQKRGVEVKYAIHPVAGRMPGHMNVLLAEANVPYDELYDLDNINDDFPRTDAVIVVGANDVVNPAAKKDPGSPIYGMPVFNVEQSRSIIVLKRSMNPGFSGVENELFFLPNTMMVLGDAKKTLLGFIAALKEGH
- a CDS encoding Uma2 family endonuclease produces the protein MAHVPSQPYVSLEDFWAAEETSDMRHEWLDGVVYDMSRESVEHGRLVGAIMGELGIALKGKCAVYASCVMLYVAETKFCTYADGSVVCGSPATYRVAKLEEALTNPALLVEVLSDSTEKYDRGEKFAHYMRIPSLQEYVLVSQHERRIEVYGRPQHGRWIHEMAEAGESLTLHGCVINVDAVYA
- a CDS encoding alpha-ketoacid dehydrogenase subunit beta; the protein is MATQNMVQAINDGLRHEMRRDPRVVVLGEDVGKVGGVFRVTAGLYDEFGDERVIDTPLSEGGIIGCAIGMALYGLVPVPEIQFSDFIFPAYDQIVSELAKMRFRSGGEYAAKVVIRTPVGGGIRGGLYHSQSPEALFIHVAGLKVVCPSTPEDAKGLLLASIRDPDPVLFFEPKRIYRAAKGDVPEGEHLVEIGKARTVREGKHVTLIAWGAMVYEAIAAADEAEKQGVSCEILDLRTLWPVDIEAIVASVKKTGRVVIVHEAPKTCGFGAELVALVNEKAFLYLEAPPIRVTGFDTPFPYTLENEYLPLAHRILPAVLETARF
- a CDS encoding 2-oxo acid dehydrogenase subunit E2, producing MARWEFKLPDIGEGVTEGEIVNWLISPGETVKEDQPMVEVMTDKATVTIAVPRAGTVLELRGKVGDIVAVHSTLVVFDVGGAAPATAHANGSGNGHGNATDGPAATAVGDIRETLPGMTQKAPPAAAGAGGGLESAYFNEKPLATPATRKTARDLGIDLKRVPPTGPQGRVTREDVETFAHQAPAAAQGPAAAVAKPAQEAPPPAPTPQAHAPAREPVKISPPAGSSGALEERVPFAGMRRRIAAKMSQSKTTAAHFTFVEECDVSALKALRARLKPQADAQGVKLSFLPFIVKAVIAALRKHPILNSALDESTNELVYRKYFHIGIAASTDAGLIVPVVKNADRKSILEIARDIDRLASEAKEGKSKVEDLSGSTFTITSLGAQGGLFATPIINFPEVGILGVHQIKQKPVVRDGQIVIGEVMLLSLSFDHRIVDGHVGAAFAYDVIGFLENPDRLFLEMA